TAACCGTGGATGAAATTTTAAAACTGATCGCATTTCATCATTTACCATTTCTTCATAATAAGCATCAACCAAAAACGCCATAAATGAACGGCTTGCGCCCGCAGATGTTTCTATAATAAATGGGATGAACTTTTCTTTTGCTTCTTCATCAAAATATTTTAATGATTTACCGGAAAATTCCTGGTGTCTGCTCAGGTCAAAATCAGTCCGGTTATGAATTCCCTCAATCTCACCCCAGCCAAAAGGAAAGAGATATTCAATGTCAGTTGCTTCTTTTGCATAATGCGCAAGCTTATCTTTTGGATGATCGTGAAAACGAAGTTTTTCAGGATTCATTCCAAGTGATTTAAACCAACTGATTCTTGTTTCTTTCCATTGATCATACCACTTTTTATCATCAACAGGTTTAACAAAAAACTGCATTTCCATTTGTTCAAACTCGCGTGTACGGAAAAGGAAATTCTTTGTGTTAATTTCATTCCTGAACGCTTTACCAATTTGTGCAATTCCGAAAGGAAGTTTTTGCCTGCTTGAACCCTGAACATTCAAAAAGTTCACAAAAATTCCCTGCGCAGTTTCAGGACGAAGATAAACAACAGATCCACTTTCTTCAACCGGACCGATGAAGGTCTTAAACATTAAATTGAATTGACGTGCAGATGTAAAGGTGCCAGCATTGCCACATTGTGGGCAGTTTAATTTAGAAAGCATTGTTGTAGTTAATTCTTTATCCTCTAAAATTGAATTGAATTTTTCATTCAACGAAAGTGAATCATCAACTAAAAAGTGGTTTAACTCTCCTGCAAGATTTTGATCATCTTTTAAAGCATCAGATAATTCTTTAATTACTTTTTCTTTTTTCTTATCGGCTATTCCTTCAGCTAAAGTATCAAGACGGAAGCGGGCTTTGCACTGTTTGCAATCTACCATCGGATCTGTAAAGTTTTCAACATGCCCAGAAGCTTCCCAAACACGCGGGTGCATAAGAATGGATGCATCAATTCCTTCCACATCCTCACGGTATGTCATTGCTTTCCACCATTCTTCTTTAATATTTTTCAGCAATTCCACACCCAAAGGACCGTAATCCCAACAACCGTTTAATCCTCCATAAATCTCGCTTGATTGGAAAACAAATCCTTTCCGTTTTGCAAGAGAAACTATTTTATCAAGAACATCATTCTTTGATTTGTTCTGCTTTTCGATTTTAAAATCCTCCATAATTTAGTGGAATAAATATAACAAAAATAATTTTTATGTTTTGAACTTTTAACATTGCCATAAGGTTAAGCAACCAAATCTATTTAACAGGATTGACTAATTCTTTCAAATTGAAGAGATACTTTTTATAGAATGTTAGCTAAAAAAAGTTTATATTTTACACAACCAATCATTATAAAATCTATTAAGAGGGAACATATGCAAAAAAATATTTATAGCAAGGTATTCAAGTTTTTATTTGTACTAGTAGTTGGTATTTATCTTACTACCTTTTTGGGGTGTAAAAAAGAACCTGAGAAGCCAGTGGAAAAACCAACGCAGGTAGCACCTGTTGTAGAAGAACCAAAACCAGTTGAAGAACCAAAAGTTGTTTACCCTGATTTAGTTGGAAAGTGGACCGGAGTTTTTGATAGCCGGGCTACTACATTGGAGATAATAAAACAGGATAGCGTTGAATTTAGTGG
The window above is part of the Ignavibacteriales bacterium genome. Proteins encoded here:
- a CDS encoding glycine--tRNA ligase, with the protein product MEDFKIEKQNKSKNDVLDKIVSLAKRKGFVFQSSEIYGGLNGCWDYGPLGVELLKNIKEEWWKAMTYREDVEGIDASILMHPRVWEASGHVENFTDPMVDCKQCKARFRLDTLAEGIADKKKEKVIKELSDALKDDQNLAGELNHFLVDDSLSLNEKFNSILEDKELTTTMLSKLNCPQCGNAGTFTSARQFNLMFKTFIGPVEESGSVVYLRPETAQGIFVNFLNVQGSSRQKLPFGIAQIGKAFRNEINTKNFLFRTREFEQMEMQFFVKPVDDKKWYDQWKETRISWFKSLGMNPEKLRFHDHPKDKLAHYAKEATDIEYLFPFGWGEIEGIHNRTDFDLSRHQEFSGKSLKYFDEEAKEKFIPFIIETSAGASRSFMAFLVDAYYEEMVNDEMRSVLKFHPRLAPIKTAILPLVNKDGMPEIAHKIEADLRPFLRVFYDDKGAIGRRYRRMDEVGTPFAITIDTQTLEDQTVTIRERDTMLQERIAINSLLNYLLEKLKYKSL